In Exiguobacterium sp. 9-2, the genomic window GTCTACTTCGTGCATGAAGGGATTATGTTCAGCAACTGGGTCGCACCAGCCACTTCAATTCCAGGAAACATCACACAAAACGTCATCGGCATCCTCGTTGCGATTCCAGTCGGGATTGCACTGAAGAAAACACGTTTCTTCCGTAACTTCCGCTAAATCAAAAAACCGTCCGGCTCCTCGTGGAGTCGGACGGTTTTCGTTTAGCGAATCGGTTGACCTTGTTCAAGCTCAAGCGTTTTAGCTGTTTCGGCATGGATCTGTTCGAACAGCTCCGGATTTTCAACGAGTGAGATTCCGTAAGACGGAATCATCTCCTTGATTTTTGCTTCCCACGTCGGTAGTTCGGACGGGAAACATTTCGCGAGTACTTCGAGCATGACCGGTACCGCTGTTGAAGCACCTGGAGACGCACCGAGTAAGGCAGCGACAGACCCATCTGCTGCACTAACGACCTCTGTTCCGAACTGGAGTGTCCCTTTTCCTTGTGGTGTGTCCTTGATGACTTGGACACGTTGACCAGCGACGACGACATCCCAGTCTTCTGTCTTCGCATTCGGGATGAACTCACGTAATTCGTTCATCCGTTGTTCCGTCGACAAGAGGACTTGTTCGATCAGATACTTCGTCAATCCCATCTCTTTTGCTCCCGCAGCAAGCATCGTCAAGACGTTGTTTGGTTTGACAGATGCGATCAAATCAAGATTTGATCCTGTCTTGAGGAACTTCGGTGAAAAGCCAGCGAACGGTCCGAAGAGGAGCGATTTCTTTCCATCGATATACCGTGTATCCAAGTGCGGCACCGACATCGGTGGTGCTCCGACTTTTGCTTTTCCATAGACTTTCGCATGATGCTGTTCAATGATCTCAGGATTTTTACAAACGAGGAACAAGCCGCTGACCGGGAAACCACCGATTTGCTTCGATTCCTCGATGCCTGTTTTTTGAAGCAACGGTAGACTACCGCCGCCACCCCCGATGAAGACGAACTGCGCCGTATGATGCTCAATCCGATGATCCCGTTCATTCTTTACTTTGACTTCCCAACCCCCGTCAACACGCTTCAAGTCCTCGACACCGTGCTGATAGTTGATCTCTACATCGTGCTGTGCGAGATATTCAAACAGGATTCGTGTCAACGCACCGAAGTTGACGTCCGTTCCTGAATCGATTTTTGTAGCGGCGATCGGCTCTGGTGACGTCCGACCGTTCATGATGAGTGGAATCCACTCGGCTAATTTCGCTGGATCCTCTGAATATTCCATCCCTGCGAACAACGGATTCGCTGATAGCGCTTCCAATCGTTTTTTCAGGAATTCGACGTTTTCCGTTCCTTCGACCATGCTCATATGTGGAATCGGCATGATGAATTCTTTTGGATTCGGCAAGACACCTTCCTTGACGAGATGCGACCAGAATTGACGTGACAGTTGGAACTGTTCGTTTACTTTTACCGCTTTACTGATATCGATCGAACCATCAGCATTTTCCGTCGTATAGTTCAGTTCGCATAGTGCGGCGTGACCTGTTCCTGCATTGTTCCACTCATTCGAGCTCTCTTCCCCGGCACTCGCGAGTTTCTCGAATACCTTGATGTTCATCTCAGGCGCGAGTTCTTTTAACAAGACCCCTAACGTCGCGCTCATGACTCCGGCACCAATTAAAATAACGTCTGTTTTTTTAGGCATACTGCTCATGATATCCTTCCTATCCCCGTTGATATTATGGACTACCTGTCATGAAAAACTTCCCCCTCATGACGACAACTTACCTTTCCATTATAACCCTATCATAGCTTGCACAGAAAGGAACTTCTTTTACATTCAGAAATGTGCAAAAGCGATGATTCAGAATAAGAAGATGTTCGTTAGCCGGCACACAATCAGGCATGACTTTGACGAAAAACGGTAATCATATAACGAAAGTAAAAGGAGGAACACTCATGGCGACACGCTGGATATTCGGCAATCAATTGAATCACGATCTCCCTTTATTACAGGAAGCAAACAAACAAGACGATGTCATCCTGATGGTCGAAGCGACCTCGCGCTCCAAGTGGAAGACGTACCATAAACAAAAGCTCGTCCTCGTCTTCTCAGCGATGCGACATTTTGCGGAAGAACTGCGCGAGAAGGGCTTCACTGTCGATTACCGGGAAGCCGATTCGTTCGATCAGGCATTCCAAGCGCACCGGAAAGATCATGATCCGGATCATGTATTTTATACAGCGATCACGGACGAACCAATGCGCAAGGCGATGCATAAGTGGCAAGACGCTTTACCGAAGAAAATCACGGTCGAGGTTTGTTCCGACGTGCCGTTGTTTTTACTGACACAGGAAGAAGCGGTCGAAGCAATTGGCGACAAGCCATACAAGATGGATCGGTTTTATCGCAAACTGCGCAAGGAACGAAACGTTCTCATGAACGGCTCTAAACCGATCGGTGGAAAGTGGTCGTTTGACGCTGAGAATCGAAAACCAGCGAAGTCCGGGACGACGTTTCCGGATCCCGTTCAGTTTCGTCCCGACCACATCACAAGGGATGTCATCGATAAGGTCGAGCGTGATTTTTCCGATCATCCAGGAGCACTTGATTCCTTTCATTGGCCGGTTACACGAAAGGAAGCGATGCAGGCTCTCCATCGTTTCATCGAAGAGCGGCTTGAGACGTTCGGGACGTATCAAGACGCCATGCTGACCGGTGAAGATACGTTATCGCATTCGCTCTTGTCAGCAGTAATCAATCTCGGCTTACTGACACCGGAAGAGGTCATTCGTCAAGTCGAGGCAGCACTTGAAGAACAGGATGCTCCGCTCAATGCGGTCGAAGGTTTCATACGCCAAATCCTCGGCTGGCGCGAATACATGCGTGCCGTCTATCTAGCTGAGATGCCAGACTACGCTTCCGTCAATGCGCTGCGTCATGAAGCGGATCTACCGGACTTTTTCTGGACCGGGAAGACGAACATGAACTGTGTCGCTGAATCGTTACGTCCTGTCGTCGAGCATGCCCATAACCACCACATCCAGCGCTTGATGGTGCTCGGGAACTTCGCTAATCTGTTTGCGATCTCACCGCAACAGACGGCAGACTGGTTTAATGAGATGTACATCGATGCCTACGACTGGGTCGTTTTACCGAACGTTCTCGGGATGGCGCTACATGCCGACGGGGGAACGTTATCGACTAAACCGTACATCGCTTCGGCGAACTACATTAATAAGATGAGTGATTATTGCAAGGGATGTCCGTTTCATCAAAAGGACATGCTTGGCGAAGATGCCTGTCCGTTTAACGCCTTGTACTGGGACTTCATCGATCGGCATGAAAAACGCTTCGCTGATAATCAGCGGATGTCGATGATGTATCGGCAATGGGGAAAGCGCGATGCGGACAGCAAACGCGATATTCGAAAGAAAGCGAAAGCACTTCGGAAACAACTACAGGATGGTGCTTTCAATACACCATGAAACAAGCCGGTCGGATTAGATCCGACCGGCTTGTTTTGACTTACGCACTTTTTTGATTAGCTGCTTGTTGTTTCTTTTTCCGGAGGTGATATAGTCCAAATAATCCGAGGAACCAGACCGGTGTCAGCAACAAGGCTGGACGTGTATCGTCAGCAAACAACATGACGACGAGAATGACAGCAAACAATCCGAGCACGAGGTAATTGACGAGTGGTGTCAATGGTGCTTTGAATGTCGATGCTGCATGTAATTCCGGATTTTGTTTCTTGTACCGGAGATGACAGACGAGGATGACACCCCAGACCCAGATGAAGCAGATTGCACTGATCGTCGTGACGATACTGAACGCTTGTCCCGGTAACAGCTTACTGAGCAAAGCACCGACTGAGACGACGATCGTCGAGACGAACAAGGCGTTTGCTGGAACATGATTTTTGTTCAACTTCGAGAACTTGTTCGACGCTTGCTGTTGATTTCCCAGGTTATACAGAATCCGGCTAGTCGAGAACATTCCGCTGTTACATGCAGAAGCAGCGGATGTCAGTACGACGAAGTTGATGATTCCTGCTGCGAGCGGAATCCCGATCAGACTGAACGTCTTGACGAACGGACTTTCTGTTGCACTTAATCCTGTCCATGGGTTGATCATCAAGAGAATCAGCAAGGCACCGACATAGAAGAACAGAATTCGGAGCGGAATCTTATTGATTGCAGATGGGATGTTCTTCTTCGGATCTGCTGTCTCGGCTGCTGATACCCCAACGAGCTCGACACCGACATAAGCGAAGACGACCATCTGGAACGAGAGCAGGAATCCAGAAATCCCGTTTGGCATCCATCCATTATGTGACCAGAGATTCGACACTGTGACGGGACCGGCATCCGTTTTAAAACCAATGACGAGCAAGACGATTCCGACACCAATCAAGGCAAGAATCGTCACGACTTTGATCAAGGCGAACCAAAACTCAAGTTCACCGAACAATTTAACGGTCAATAAGTTAAAGCCAAGTAAAATCAAGAGCGCGAGTACGGCTGGAATCCATTGCGGGATATCAAACCAATACTTGACGTATACACCGATAGCGATGATGTCCGCCATTGCCGTCATGATCCAACAGAACCAGTACGTCCAACCGGTCACGAACGCGGCACGCGGTCCGAGATAATCTTCTGCGATATCCGTGAGTGACTGATAACCTGCTTTTGACAATAACAATTCCCCAAGTGCGCGCATAACGAAGAAGATTGCGATCCCGACGAGTAAGTAGGCAAAAATGATCGATGGTCCGGCGAGTTGGATCGCTTTTCCTGATCCTAAAAACAACCCTGTTCCGATCGTTCCACCAATGGCAATCAACTGTACATGACGATTAGATAAATCTCGTTTTAATCCTTGCTGTTCCAAACCTGAACTCCTCCTTATGATGGTTTCTCTACGCTTCAGACCGTTCTGTCGGTCCTGAAAAAAGAAAAAAGAGACTGGACGAATGTCCAATCTCAACAAAATCAAAGGAATAACCCATACACACCACTATGACATTCCATGAATGCCCGTCGCTGCATGTGATTACTCTTCTGTCCGTTTGCCTGAGATTGTGAACC contains:
- a CDS encoding malate:quinone oxidoreductase yields the protein MSSMPKKTDVILIGAGVMSATLGVLLKELAPEMNIKVFEKLASAGEESSNEWNNAGTGHAALCELNYTTENADGSIDISKAVKVNEQFQLSRQFWSHLVKEGVLPNPKEFIMPIPHMSMVEGTENVEFLKKRLEALSANPLFAGMEYSEDPAKLAEWIPLIMNGRTSPEPIAATKIDSGTDVNFGALTRILFEYLAQHDVEINYQHGVEDLKRVDGGWEVKVKNERDHRIEHHTAQFVFIGGGGGSLPLLQKTGIEESKQIGGFPVSGLFLVCKNPEIIEQHHAKVYGKAKVGAPPMSVPHLDTRYIDGKKSLLFGPFAGFSPKFLKTGSNLDLIASVKPNNVLTMLAAGAKEMGLTKYLIEQVLLSTEQRMNELREFIPNAKTEDWDVVVAGQRVQVIKDTPQGKGTLQFGTEVVSAADGSVAALLGASPGASTAVPVMLEVLAKCFPSELPTWEAKIKEMIPSYGISLVENPELFEQIHAETAKTLELEQGQPIR
- a CDS encoding cryptochrome/photolyase family protein, with protein sequence MATRWIFGNQLNHDLPLLQEANKQDDVILMVEATSRSKWKTYHKQKLVLVFSAMRHFAEELREKGFTVDYREADSFDQAFQAHRKDHDPDHVFYTAITDEPMRKAMHKWQDALPKKITVEVCSDVPLFLLTQEEAVEAIGDKPYKMDRFYRKLRKERNVLMNGSKPIGGKWSFDAENRKPAKSGTTFPDPVQFRPDHITRDVIDKVERDFSDHPGALDSFHWPVTRKEAMQALHRFIEERLETFGTYQDAMLTGEDTLSHSLLSAVINLGLLTPEEVIRQVEAALEEQDAPLNAVEGFIRQILGWREYMRAVYLAEMPDYASVNALRHEADLPDFFWTGKTNMNCVAESLRPVVEHAHNHHIQRLMVLGNFANLFAISPQQTADWFNEMYIDAYDWVVLPNVLGMALHADGGTLSTKPYIASANYINKMSDYCKGCPFHQKDMLGEDACPFNALYWDFIDRHEKRFADNQRMSMMYRQWGKRDADSKRDIRKKAKALRKQLQDGAFNTP
- a CDS encoding amino acid permease, producing MEQQGLKRDLSNRHVQLIAIGGTIGTGLFLGSGKAIQLAGPSIIFAYLLVGIAIFFVMRALGELLLSKAGYQSLTDIAEDYLGPRAAFVTGWTYWFCWIMTAMADIIAIGVYVKYWFDIPQWIPAVLALLILLGFNLLTVKLFGELEFWFALIKVVTILALIGVGIVLLVIGFKTDAGPVTVSNLWSHNGWMPNGISGFLLSFQMVVFAYVGVELVGVSAAETADPKKNIPSAINKIPLRILFFYVGALLILLMINPWTGLSATESPFVKTFSLIGIPLAAGIINFVVLTSAASACNSGMFSTSRILYNLGNQQQASNKFSKLNKNHVPANALFVSTIVVSVGALLSKLLPGQAFSIVTTISAICFIWVWGVILVCHLRYKKQNPELHAASTFKAPLTPLVNYLVLGLFAVILVVMLFADDTRPALLLTPVWFLGLFGLYHLRKKKQQAANQKSA